Proteins encoded together in one Planctomyces sp. SH-PL14 window:
- a CDS encoding plasmid stabilization protein: MPRGDKSAYTDKQKRKAEHIEESYKDQGVSDKEAERRAWATVNATDHGGKKSGSGRGKESNPEPSRKGGRKGGAASAHRTAAERSASARKGAATRKRNAAAAARS; the protein is encoded by the coding sequence ATGCCTCGGGGAGACAAGTCGGCATACACCGACAAGCAGAAACGCAAAGCGGAACACATCGAAGAGTCCTACAAGGACCAGGGCGTGTCCGACAAAGAGGCCGAACGCCGGGCCTGGGCGACGGTGAACGCCACCGATCACGGCGGGAAGAAGAGTGGTTCCGGACGGGGCAAGGAATCGAATCCGGAACCGTCCCGCAAGGGAGGTCGGAAAGGAGGGGCGGCGTCCGCCCATCGGACCGCCGCCGAACGCTCCGCCTCGGCTCGTAAAGGGGCCGCCACCCGCAAGAGGAACGCGGCCGCTGCGGCTCGCTCGTAG